The following are encoded together in the Primulina tabacum isolate GXHZ01 chromosome 18, ASM2559414v2, whole genome shotgun sequence genome:
- the LOC142532440 gene encoding uncharacterized protein LOC142532440, whose product MDPFTERNPSLFPLERCPPVTDEAFNLFHSIDRELYTRLIQNLGREPVESLKVMAFWMWLEREGGNKILIRRMLSLPLTLLNELADETVTCLKCVENDKYLFVNWNDQINLLPELLCTRVSLRFFHENRITVEHGVSKIITTVCLRAFNDILRRVLLENAAGYEGGESGMAAERRNNPLMMQYHPHLNVPPFYPPPPPPPPPLAAHNTPTVVDAYGNPVHMLAREGFPGGYDSELQRQMLSDELGDLLSRNLLLEINGEFEEKVLPDDRTIFLTFSKGYPITEAEVREFFTKRFGDFIEDLIMQEVGEDEQVLYARMVARSAEVIDPIVGGNKAKYSINGKHVWARKYVKRLQQMSSSSSTRSPPRVEDQSPPDQAGQGSTLP is encoded by the exons ATGGATCCGTTTACAGAAAGAAACCCATCTCTTTTCCCTTTGGAAAGATGTCCTCCAGTCACAGACGAAGCATTCAATCTCTTTCACTCCATAGACCGGGAACTGTACACGAGGTTGATCCAAAACTTGGGCCGCGAACCGGTCGAATCGCTGAAGGTTATGGCGTTCTGGATGTGGCTTGAAAGAGAAGGCGGGAACAAGATCTTGATTAGACGGATGCTGTCTCTTCCTCTGACGTTGTTGAACGAACTTGCAGATGAGACTGTTACGTGTTTAAAATGTGTGGAGAATGATAAGTACTTGTTTGTGAATTGGAATGATCAGATTAATCTCTTACCTGAGCTTTTGTGTACCCGTGTTAGTCTGCGGTTTTTTCATGAAAATCGAATCACGGTGGAGCATGGTGTGAGTAAGATTATCACCACCGTCTGTTTGCGTGCATTTAACGACATTCTGCGGCGGGTTTTGCTAGAAAATGCCGCCGGTTATGAAGGTGGAGAATCTGGCATGGCTGCAGAAAGGAGAAACAATCCTCTGATGATGCAGTATCATCCTCATCTCAACGTGCCCCCGTTTtatcctcctcctcctcctcctccgccgCCACTTGCAGCCCACAACACACCAACGGTGGTAGATGCATATGGAAATCCGGTTCACATGCTCGCCAGAGAAGGCTTTCCGGGGGGTTATGATTCCGAGTTGCAGCGCCAAATGCTGAGTGACGAACTCGGAGATTTGTTGAGCAGGAATTTGCTACTGGAAATTAATGGTGAATTCGAAGAAAAAGTTCTCCCTGATGATAGGACCATTTTCTTGACATTCTCCAAAGGGTATCCCATTACAGAAGCTGAAGTTCGAGAATTCTTCACTAA GAGATTTGGCGATTTCATCGAGGATCTGATAATGCAAGAAGTAGGGGAAGACGAGCAGGTGCTGTATGCTCGAATGGTGGCACGTTCGGCCGAAGTGATAGACCCCATCGTTGGAGGGAATAAGGCAAAGTATTCCATAAATGGGAAGCATGTTTGGGCGAGAAAATATGTGAAACGACTGCAGCAGATGAGTTCATCTTCTTCAACAAGGTCACCTCCTAGAGTTGAGGACCAATCTCCTCCGGACCAAGCCGGGCAAGGCAGCACTTTACCCTGA
- the LOC142533230 gene encoding uncharacterized protein LOC142533230 isoform X2 produces MKSHHTISITPYHRSKTCNLPCLIPSCGNLNQRETTVCFKSKMSPSFPITHQLGWQQSRCWRFAEAEKSKKARFLTVSSREDPAQISEKKGSVAGAVALVIGTSIGSGILALPKKTSPAGLLPSSISMMICWAFLLIEALLLVEINVGLLKKKKIKVDSDELEVISIRTMAQETLGEWGGALATMTYVFLGYTSVVAYSAKSGEILYHLTNSPESVSGVFFTALVAILITVGGSRSIDQVNQCLTTSMIGLLIAIEILAVLFGGWSGLDSSSGHWEKVPDTLPVMIFALVYHDLAPVLCAYLEGDLIRIRASILLGSIMPLLALLVWNAIVLGLSNQADQVADPVELLRRWSGVSLMVDAFSLLAVGTSLIGTLLSFSEFFKEQLNNLNLHSPSVQIPEKSGSFFFISNWWKRNRTNFTATVLIIAPSFVASTIVPDAFSAATNFAGGYCMTMLYGVLPPLMALAMNRKQEQEQEQETDQTMISNAGPALVGVGLCAGCLVVEQIIQDLWLLPIN; encoded by the exons ATGAAATCCCATCACACCATCTCCATTACTCCTTATCATCGTTCAAAAACTTGCAATTTACCATGTCTAATTCCATCATGTGGAAATTTGAATCAAAGAGAAACTACCGTTTGCTTCAAATCAAAGATGTCACCCTCTTTTCCCAT CACCCATCAACTGGGGTGGCAGCAATCTCGGTGTTGGAGGTTTGCAGAAGCAGAGAAAAGCAAAAAGGCTAGATTTTTGACAGTGAGTTCGAGGGAGGATCCTGCCCAAATTTCCGAGAAAAAAGGGAGTGTTGCTGGTGCGGTGGCTTTAGTTATTGGGACAAGTATAGGTTCTGGGATTCTTGCTCTCCCTAAGAAAACTTCCCCAGCG GGGTTACTTCCAAGTTCAATATCAATGATGATATGTTGGGCATTTTTGTTGATTGAAGCTCTTTTGTTAGTTGAGATTAATGTGGGGTTactcaaaaagaagaaaataaaagtAGACAGCGATGAATTAGAGGTGATATCTATTAGGACCATGGCTCAAGAGACATTAGGAGAATGGGGTGGAGCGCTAGCAACAATGACTTATGTTTTCTTAGGTTATACTTCTGTGGTAGCCTACAGTGCCAAGTCAGGAGAGATTCTATATCACTTGACCAATTCTCCAGAGTCAGTCTCCGGCGTTTTTTTCACCGCCCTTGTCGCCATTCTGATCACTGTAGGAGGCAGTCGATCCATAGATCAAGTGAACCAATGCCTGACGACATCCATGATAG GTTTGCTCATAGCAATTGAAATTCTTGCCGTTCTTTTTGGAGGGTGGTCGGGATTAGACAGCAGCAGTGGCCACTGGGAAAAAGTTCCGGATACACTTCCAGTAATGATTTTTGCTTTAGTTTACCATGACCTAGCACCTG TCTTATGTGCTTATTTGGAAGGAGATCTTATACGTATAAGGGCTTCGATTTTACTTGGTAGTATCATGCCTTTGTTGGCATTGCTTGTTTGGAATGCCATAGTGTTAGGCCTATCAAATCAAGCTGATCAAGTTGCTGATCCAGTAGAACTGCTTAGGAG ATGGAGCGGAGTTTCACTTATGGTTGATGCCTTTTCGCTCCTGGCAGTCGGAACATCACTGATTGGCACTCTTCTGAGTTTCTCAGAGTTCTTCAAGGAGCAGCTTAATAATCTGAACTTGCATTCTCCATCTGTGCAAATTCCTGAG AAATCAGGTTCATTCTTTTTTATCAGCAACTGGTGGAAAAGAAACAGAACTAATTTTACCGCAACTGTATTGATTATTGCTCCATCTTTTGTCGCATCAACGATAGTGCCAGATGCATTTTCCGCCGCCACAAATTTTGCT GGAGGTTACTGCATGACAATGCTATATGGAGTTCTTCCTCCATTGATGGCTCTGGCAATGAACAGGaaacaagaacaagaacaagaacaagaaacAGACCAAACGATGATTTCAAATGCAGGTCCGGCACTTGTTGGTGTCGGATTATGTGCCGGCTGTCTAGTAGTTGAGCAAATCATTCAAGATTTATGGTTGCTGCCAATCAATTAG
- the LOC142533230 gene encoding uncharacterized protein LOC142533230 isoform X1 — MKSHHTISITPYHRSKTCNLPCLIPSCGNLNQRETTVCFKSKMSPSFPITHQLGWQQSRCWRFAEAEKSKKARFLTVSSREDPAQISEKKGSVAGAVALVIGTSIGSGILALPKKTSPAGLLPSSISMMICWAFLLIEALLLVEINVGLLKKKKIKVDSDELEVISIRTMAQETLGEWGGALATMTYVFLGYTSVVAYSAKSGEILYHLTNSPESVSGVFFTALVAILITVGGSRSIDQVNQCLTTSMIGLLIAIEILAVLFGGWSGLDSSSGHWEKVPDTLPVMIFALVYHDLAPVLCAYLEGDLIRIRASILLGSIMPLLALLVWNAIVLGLSNQADQVADPVELLRSIRWSGVSLMVDAFSLLAVGTSLIGTLLSFSEFFKEQLNNLNLHSPSVQIPEKSGSFFFISNWWKRNRTNFTATVLIIAPSFVASTIVPDAFSAATNFAGGYCMTMLYGVLPPLMALAMNRKQEQEQEQETDQTMISNAGPALVGVGLCAGCLVVEQIIQDLWLLPIN, encoded by the exons ATGAAATCCCATCACACCATCTCCATTACTCCTTATCATCGTTCAAAAACTTGCAATTTACCATGTCTAATTCCATCATGTGGAAATTTGAATCAAAGAGAAACTACCGTTTGCTTCAAATCAAAGATGTCACCCTCTTTTCCCAT CACCCATCAACTGGGGTGGCAGCAATCTCGGTGTTGGAGGTTTGCAGAAGCAGAGAAAAGCAAAAAGGCTAGATTTTTGACAGTGAGTTCGAGGGAGGATCCTGCCCAAATTTCCGAGAAAAAAGGGAGTGTTGCTGGTGCGGTGGCTTTAGTTATTGGGACAAGTATAGGTTCTGGGATTCTTGCTCTCCCTAAGAAAACTTCCCCAGCG GGGTTACTTCCAAGTTCAATATCAATGATGATATGTTGGGCATTTTTGTTGATTGAAGCTCTTTTGTTAGTTGAGATTAATGTGGGGTTactcaaaaagaagaaaataaaagtAGACAGCGATGAATTAGAGGTGATATCTATTAGGACCATGGCTCAAGAGACATTAGGAGAATGGGGTGGAGCGCTAGCAACAATGACTTATGTTTTCTTAGGTTATACTTCTGTGGTAGCCTACAGTGCCAAGTCAGGAGAGATTCTATATCACTTGACCAATTCTCCAGAGTCAGTCTCCGGCGTTTTTTTCACCGCCCTTGTCGCCATTCTGATCACTGTAGGAGGCAGTCGATCCATAGATCAAGTGAACCAATGCCTGACGACATCCATGATAG GTTTGCTCATAGCAATTGAAATTCTTGCCGTTCTTTTTGGAGGGTGGTCGGGATTAGACAGCAGCAGTGGCCACTGGGAAAAAGTTCCGGATACACTTCCAGTAATGATTTTTGCTTTAGTTTACCATGACCTAGCACCTG TCTTATGTGCTTATTTGGAAGGAGATCTTATACGTATAAGGGCTTCGATTTTACTTGGTAGTATCATGCCTTTGTTGGCATTGCTTGTTTGGAATGCCATAGTGTTAGGCCTATCAAATCAAGCTGATCAAGTTGCTGATCCAGTAGAACTGCTTAGGAG CATTAGATGGAGCGGAGTTTCACTTATGGTTGATGCCTTTTCGCTCCTGGCAGTCGGAACATCACTGATTGGCACTCTTCTGAGTTTCTCAGAGTTCTTCAAGGAGCAGCTTAATAATCTGAACTTGCATTCTCCATCTGTGCAAATTCCTGAG AAATCAGGTTCATTCTTTTTTATCAGCAACTGGTGGAAAAGAAACAGAACTAATTTTACCGCAACTGTATTGATTATTGCTCCATCTTTTGTCGCATCAACGATAGTGCCAGATGCATTTTCCGCCGCCACAAATTTTGCT GGAGGTTACTGCATGACAATGCTATATGGAGTTCTTCCTCCATTGATGGCTCTGGCAATGAACAGGaaacaagaacaagaacaagaacaagaaacAGACCAAACGATGATTTCAAATGCAGGTCCGGCACTTGTTGGTGTCGGATTATGTGCCGGCTGTCTAGTAGTTGAGCAAATCATTCAAGATTTATGGTTGCTGCCAATCAATTAG
- the LOC142533230 gene encoding uncharacterized protein LOC142533230 isoform X3: MKSHHTISITPYHRSKTCNLPCLIPSCGNLNQRETTVCFKSKMSPSFPITHQLGWQQSRCWRFAEAEKSKKARFLTVSSREDPAQISEKKGSVAGAVALVIGTSIGSGILALPKKTSPAGLLPSSISMMICWAFLLIEALLLVEINVGLLKKKKIKVDSDELEVISIRTMAQETLGEWGGALATMTYVFLGYTSVVAYSAKSGEILYHLTNSPESVSGVFFTALVAILITVGGSRSIDQVNQCLTTSMIGLLIAIEILAVLFGGWSGLDSSSGHWEKVPDTLPVMIFALVYHDLAPVGTSLIGTLLSFSEFFKEQLNNLNLHSPSVQIPEKSGSFFFISNWWKRNRTNFTATVLIIAPSFVASTIVPDAFSAATNFAGGYCMTMLYGVLPPLMALAMNRKQEQEQEQETDQTMISNAGPALVGVGLCAGCLVVEQIIQDLWLLPIN; encoded by the exons ATGAAATCCCATCACACCATCTCCATTACTCCTTATCATCGTTCAAAAACTTGCAATTTACCATGTCTAATTCCATCATGTGGAAATTTGAATCAAAGAGAAACTACCGTTTGCTTCAAATCAAAGATGTCACCCTCTTTTCCCAT CACCCATCAACTGGGGTGGCAGCAATCTCGGTGTTGGAGGTTTGCAGAAGCAGAGAAAAGCAAAAAGGCTAGATTTTTGACAGTGAGTTCGAGGGAGGATCCTGCCCAAATTTCCGAGAAAAAAGGGAGTGTTGCTGGTGCGGTGGCTTTAGTTATTGGGACAAGTATAGGTTCTGGGATTCTTGCTCTCCCTAAGAAAACTTCCCCAGCG GGGTTACTTCCAAGTTCAATATCAATGATGATATGTTGGGCATTTTTGTTGATTGAAGCTCTTTTGTTAGTTGAGATTAATGTGGGGTTactcaaaaagaagaaaataaaagtAGACAGCGATGAATTAGAGGTGATATCTATTAGGACCATGGCTCAAGAGACATTAGGAGAATGGGGTGGAGCGCTAGCAACAATGACTTATGTTTTCTTAGGTTATACTTCTGTGGTAGCCTACAGTGCCAAGTCAGGAGAGATTCTATATCACTTGACCAATTCTCCAGAGTCAGTCTCCGGCGTTTTTTTCACCGCCCTTGTCGCCATTCTGATCACTGTAGGAGGCAGTCGATCCATAGATCAAGTGAACCAATGCCTGACGACATCCATGATAG GTTTGCTCATAGCAATTGAAATTCTTGCCGTTCTTTTTGGAGGGTGGTCGGGATTAGACAGCAGCAGTGGCCACTGGGAAAAAGTTCCGGATACACTTCCAGTAATGATTTTTGCTTTAGTTTACCATGACCTAGCACCTG TCGGAACATCACTGATTGGCACTCTTCTGAGTTTCTCAGAGTTCTTCAAGGAGCAGCTTAATAATCTGAACTTGCATTCTCCATCTGTGCAAATTCCTGAG AAATCAGGTTCATTCTTTTTTATCAGCAACTGGTGGAAAAGAAACAGAACTAATTTTACCGCAACTGTATTGATTATTGCTCCATCTTTTGTCGCATCAACGATAGTGCCAGATGCATTTTCCGCCGCCACAAATTTTGCT GGAGGTTACTGCATGACAATGCTATATGGAGTTCTTCCTCCATTGATGGCTCTGGCAATGAACAGGaaacaagaacaagaacaagaacaagaaacAGACCAAACGATGATTTCAAATGCAGGTCCGGCACTTGTTGGTGTCGGATTATGTGCCGGCTGTCTAGTAGTTGAGCAAATCATTCAAGATTTATGGTTGCTGCCAATCAATTAG